TGAAACAGAAACAGAATGCGACTGGCGTTCTGACACGAGCGACGGCGCGTCTGAATTGATACGCGATAGCCAAAAGCTTGGCCGCGCCCACCCGCCGTCTGAGGGGCAACAAATATGAAATTAAACCAAAATCAATTGGCCGAGTTCGAGCGCAGCGGCTGGCTTTTTCTGGAAAACCTGTTCTCCGCCGAGGAAGTCGCCGTTCTTACAGAAGACGTGCCGCGCATCTTTTCGCTTCGGCGCGAAGAGGTGGTGCGTGAGAAAGATGGTGAGACACCGCGCACCGCCTTTGCAGCGCAATACTACTCCGAACCCTTTAGGCGCCTCAGTCGCCATCCCAGGCTGATCGAACCGGTACGCCAAATCCTGGACGGCGATGTTTATCTGCATCAGTTCAAGGTCAACGCCAAAGCCGCCTTTGACGGCGATGTCTGGCAATGGCATCAAGATTACGGTACCTGGCAGCGCGACGATGACATGCCTGATGCTCGGGCGCTCAACATCGCCCTCTTTCTGGAAGACGTAACCACCTTCAATGGCCCGCTCATGTTAATTCCGGACAGCCATCGTGACGGCGTCTTTGGCGCTGGACATGACCTCGCCACCACGTCCTATCCATTGTGGACACTCGACAAGGAAACCGTCACCCGTCTCGCCGATGAAAAAGGCATGGTTGCACCATTGGGCAAAGCCGGCTCGGTGCTGATGTTCCACGGCAATCTCGTACATGGTTCGCCCGGGAACATGAGCCCCTTCAGCCGCACCATCGTCTATATCAGCGCCTGCCATGTCGATAACCATATCCGTAAGTTTCAGCGCCCGGAATGGATCGCCCATCGCGACTTTACGGCTATCGACTGCCTGCCTGACGATTGTCTGACCGCGCCCTCTTAGGCCAGGCGCAACCGGTCATCTTTAATTTAATAGCCCTTAACACCGGGCCGGCGCGCCCGCGCCACATGGCTCCCTGAGGGCTACTCGTATTAACTAACTCGGGCGCGCCTCTTTATATGTTCCTTCAAGCGCCAGGCGGCCGCGACCGCGGCCTTATCTTGGCGCGCATGCCGGAATTTAAAATGCATTTCGGTATCACATATTTTTCCAGTTGCCGAGTTTCTCCACCGCATCGGCGACCTGCAAAACGGTCAGATCATCGAAATGCTTGCCGACAACCTGAAAGCCAACCGGCAGTCCGTTGCTCATCCCACACGGCACGCTGATAGCCGGATGGCCGGTGAGATTAATGCATGCGGTGTTGTGAATCATGTTAAGCGAATTGCCGACACGCTCTTCCAACGGTGAATCATTGTCGGGAATTGGCGGCGCCACCATGGGCACCGACGGCATCACGAGGACATCGTACTTCTCCAGCAATTCATCATACGAGCGGTTGATCTGGGCGCGAATATTCTGCGCCTTGGCATGGTATCGACCGTAATAATCATTCTGTAAATATTCGCCCGCTAGCAAAACGAGCTTGGCTGAAACGGATATGTCGTTCATGCGGGATTTTGCAGATTTGGCCACATTGTCGAGTAGCTGGGTGTTGTAGAATCCAGACCAGTTGGTGCCGATGCCATTGCCCTTCAACATGAACGCGGTGGAGCCTTCGAGAATAATGATACTCCATAGATGAAAGGCATCCTGATGGCGCGGATTAGAAACTTTGGTAACGCTTGCGCCTTTCTTTTGGAGACGCGCGATCGTCTCCCGCACTTTCTTATCGACGCCTTTTTCGCTTCCGGGCAGCCCGGTATCGCCCCACGGATCGGGAAAGCCGAAGCCATCTTCGAGCACGCCGATCTTGAGCCCTTTGCAGCCTTTGCCGAGGGCGGCGGTGTAATCCTTCACATAGTTCTTTGGAATAACGCCGCGCTGGCGGGGATCGAGCGGGTCGGGACCAGCCATCGCCGTCAACAAGCGAGCGCAATTTTCCACATTGTCCGCCATAGGGCCAACATGATCCATGGTCATTTCGATCATCATGGCGCCGGTGTAGGGCACGAGGCCATAGGTTGGTTTGTGGCCAACGATGCCGGTCCAAGACGCGGGAATGCGGATCGATCCGCCTTGGTCACCGCCCGTGGTGAGTTCACAATCGCCCGCAGCGATGGACGCGCCACTGCCGCCTGACGAGCCGCCGGCCGAATGACCCGGATTGTGCGGATTGCGCACCGGCCCGAGAGCGCAAGTATGGCTGCCGCCCGAGAACGACATATCCTCGCAATTGGTCTTGCCGATAATGGTGCCGCCGGCATCGAGAATTCGGGTAACGATGGTGGCGTCGATATCGGGCACATAGCCCTCGAACAGGCGACTGCCGTTCATCATCGGCAGGCCAGCAACGCAGACCGCGTCTTTGACGCCGACCTTGAGGCCCTTGAGAATTCCCTTGCCCGACCCCTTGATATCCGAGCGCCAATACCATGCGTTATAAGGATTGTCTTCCGGCTTCGGGCGAGCACCCGGGGTGCGGGGATATTTGACCTCGGGCTTGTCCTCGGTCATGGCGTCGACGCGGCGCGAGGAATTGACCACGCCCTGCATAAATCCCTGGTAGGCCACTCCTTCTTCTTGGCTCATTTCGATGCCGAAAGATTCGGCCAATTCCCGGACCCGGGCAACGCTTGGTAAATTCACTCCGATAGGCATTACTTATTTCTCCCGAATGCTAAGTGTTATTCTGCGGCTGCGGCTACGGCGGCAGCACGCAATCCATTGCTTTGAACTAGTGCTTCGATTTCGTCCAATACTTTCCGGGTGCGGACGAACATGTCATCGATCTCGGCCTCGTTGATAATGAACGGCGGCGCGAAGATCACCGATTCTCCGATCGGCCGGAGGATCAATCCATTGCGTTGCGCCGCGCGCACCACCTGCTCGCCGATTAGATGTTCCTCGGCGAAGGGTGTTTTGCTGGCTTTGTCGGCGACGATTTCCAATGCACCGATCAAGCCGACGCCGCGCGCCTCGCCGACCAACGGATGATCGGCAAAACTTTGCAATCCCGCCTGGAAACGCGGCGCCACATTGCAGAGATTTTCGAACATGCCGCCAGGCTCGGTGATCAACTCTAAGGTTTTTAGCGCAACCGCGGCGCCCACGGGATGGCCCGCCGTGGTGAAGCCATGCGGAAATTCGCCCAACGCCTCGGCGGCGTGCATCAATTGCGCGTCGATTTCAGGCGACATCAGCACCACACCCATCGGGAAATAACCCGCCGTCAGGCATTTCGAGGTGCAAATGATATCGGGGCGGAAGTTGAAGGTTTGCGAGCCCCACATGCTGCCCGTCCGGCCAAAGCCGCACACCACCTCATCGGCGATAATAGCGATATCGTGCTTTCTTAATACCACCTCGATCTTTTCAAAATAGCCTTGCGGCGGCACCAGCGCGCCGCCGGCGCCCATCACGGGCTCCGCGATGAAGCCGGCAATCGTATCGGCGCCTTCGGCCTGGATCAGGGCTTCCAAATTGTCAGCCAGACGCTGAGCGTAATCGCTTTCACTTTCGCCGGGTCTGCCGTCGCGCCAATAATGCGGGCAATCGGTATAGAGGATTTCCTTGAGCGGCAGACCGAAGCACTCGATATATGGTTTGCCGTTGAGGCTGCACGAGGCGACCGTGGTGCCGTGATAGGCGTTCTTGCGCGAGATGATTTTGCGCTTCTCCGGCCGACCGGCGCCTTTGTTCAACATCCACAGCATCTTGATCGCGGTGTCATTGGCTTCCGAGCCAGAATTGACGAAATAGACGCGCTTCATCGGCACCGGCGCCAGTTCGATCAAACGCTCGGCGAGATCGATCACCGGCGCGGCCGTGCGCCCGAAAAAGGTGTGATAGGCGGGCAGTTTTTTCATTTGCGCATAAGCCGCTTCGGCGATGCGCTCCTCGCTAAAACCGACGACGATGTTCCACAGGCCCGAAATACCTTCGATGTAGCGTCGACCCTGATTGTCGATAACGTAGATGCCGTCACCGCTTTCTAGCACCAGTGGCCCATCCTCGGCCAAACTCGGCAGATGGGTGAAGGAGTGGAGGTGATAGGCGAGGTCGCGTGCCTCGGCTGAATTTGATTGCTGTCCGCTCATGATCGTTCGCCTCTTTCGGTGGTTGGCATTGCCCGCTCGGCGGCATTTCGCTACAGAATGACCGAGCGGGACCCATCTCGACAATCGAAAAGAATAGCCATGCCCAAGGTCATCATTCATGACGCCGTCGACCCAGCAGCGCGCGCCCTGCTCGAAGCGCGTGAAAACATGGAAATCGTCACCGTCGAACGCGATGAACGAGAGCGTCTGCGCCGTGAATTGGCCGACGCGGACTCTATTATCCTGCGCTATTTGCCGCTCGATGCCGACGATCTGCGCGCCGCGCCAAATCTCAAGGTCGTCGCCCGCCACGGCGTCGGCTATGACAATATCGATATGGTTGCGGCCAGTGCGTGCGGCATTCCCGTCGCCACCATCGGCGATGCCAACTCGGTCACCGTGGCCGAGCTCGCGCTTTATCTCATGTTGGCCGCCGCCAAGCAGGGCCTGGTCTATGACGCGGCTTTGCGCAGCGGCGATTGGTGGCAGATACGTGAATCCGCTCACACCATCGAGCTGTATGAGAAAACTGTGCTCGTCGTCGGCTTCGGCCGCATCGGCAGCCGCGTGGCGCCGCGCTGCAAAGCCTTCGGCATGGAGGTGATGGTGTGTGACCCTTACATCCCGCAAACCGCGATCAGCGCTGCGGGATTCACGCCGGCGCCGGATTTCGCCGCGGCACTGTCCGACGCCGATATCGTTACCCTGCACACCCCATTGAACGACGAAACCCGTCACATGATCGACGCGCCGGCCCTGGCAAGCATGAAAAATGGCGCTTTGCTGGTAAACACCTCGCGTGGCCAGGTGGTAGATGGCGATGCGTTAAGCGCGGCGATCACGTCGGGTCATATATACGCCGCCGGTCTCGATGTGTTCGAAGAAGAACCGCCGGAGCCCGGCAGCGCGCTCCTAAGCCATACCAACATGGTCTTCACCCCACATATCGGCGGCCTCACCCGCGAATGCTTTCACCGCTCCGCCATCGTCTGCGCGCAAAACTCGCTCGACGCCATGGATGGCAAACTCGACCCGGCCTATGTCGTCAATCCCGAAGTGCTGTGAGCGCACCATTAATAAATTTACCCACCGGCACCGCCAATCGGAATGCTCTATGCATTCCGGCAAGAGCGACCGCGCGCCCGAGTTAATACGAGGCAGCCAAGAGAGCGGACGCGGCCGCCCGGCTCCTGAGGGATCAAACGAAAAGTGAATAAAGACCAGCAATCCAACTGGACCATCATCCTGCTGGCGGTCGGAGCGGGAATTATCACCGCGATGCAGGTCGGCAAGGTGCCGCCGGCATTGCCGGTCATAGCCGAGGATCTGGAGCTATCCCGCGTTACCGCCGGCCTGGTGGCGTCGCTGTTTTTCGTCGTCGGCGCGCTGTTCGGCGTCGCCGTGGGCGCCATTGCCGACCGGTTTGGCGAGCGCCGTCTGCTGTTTGGCGGCCTCATCCTTCTGGCTCTCGGCAGCCTGATCGGCGGCCTTGCCGCCGAGACCGGCATCTTGCTGGCCACGCGCGTGATTGAGGGTGTGGGGTATATTGCCGTCGCTGTATCGGCGCCCAAAATCATCTCCGGCGCTGCGCGGCCGGGCGATGTGCCGTTAGCCATCGGCATCTGGTCGACGTTCATGCCGATGGGCATGGCGATCATCATGGTGCTGTCACCGTTTATGCTGGACGGCATCGGCTGGCAAGGCCTGTGGCTGGTCAACGCCGCTGTCTTGGCCGCCTTCATCGCTGTTCTGCCGCTCGGCCTGCGCCCGAAAAGCCGGCGTGGGCAGGAGCCCCGATCGCTACAACAGGCAAACGACGGCGCGCCCAGAATTGAAGCACCACATGCCGAGGCACCGCGCGCCTTCGATTGGCCCGGCACCAAAGCCTTGATGGCGCGCCCCGGCCCGTGGCTGCTCGGCGTTATTTTTACGCTCTATTCGCTGCAATGGTTCGCCGTCATGACCTGGCTGCCGACATTTTTGATCGAGACCCAGGGCCGCTCGCTGACCAACGCATCGCTGTTTGCCGCGCTTGTGGTGTTCGTCAATGTGTTCGGCAACCTCGCCGCCGGCTGGATAATGATGCGGCGCGGCGCCCCGCGCTGGAGTCTGATCGCCTTCTCCTTCGTCATCATGGCGACGACTATCCCGCTGGTGTTTTCCGCCGCCGTCGGCGGCGATGGAAAAATCCTGTTGGCCATCGCCTTCAGCTCGCTCTCCGGCCTGTTGCCCGCCGCCTGCCTCGCCGGCGCGGCTGCACATGCGCCGAGCCCAGCACAAAACGCGATGTCGAACGGCTTCGTCATTCAGGGCGCGACCATCGGCAGTTTGCTTGGCCCGCCGATCATGGGTGCGCTGACGAGCAGCTTCGGCAGCTGGGAAAATTTCTGGTGGGTGATGCTGATCGGCCCGGCGATCGGACTGGTGGTGGTAGTACGGTTGAGGAGCGCGGAGCGGCGCTTACTAGGTCCCGCCTAGAGACTATTTGGGCAGTGCCCCTCAACAAAGCGTTTTAGATTCTGCCAAGCACAACCCAATCACTCGGTCGGCCGCCCATATTTCCTTTGGCCTTGGGCGAGCCTAACAGTACCGAGATTCCGCCGAATAGCGTTATTCTGCCGCCGCCTTATTCGCTTCCTCCCTCACTTTTTCGATGCACTCTGCCGCCGTCATGACATGCGCAGTGGAGAATGCCAGCGCTATCAAGGTGGAACGATGAAGTTCGTCGGCGGAGAGGGCGCCGTAGCCGAGGTCGGGGTAGGCGAGGGTGGCAGTGCAATCTGAAATGAAGGCGACGCGGTAGTCGCGGAACATCGCGTCGCGCGCCGTGGCGTGGCAGCAATTCTCTGTGGTGACGCCGGTCACGATTACCGTGTCGGTGCCGAGGCCGCGTAGGATCATGTCGAGATCGGTGCCGAAAAACGCGCTATAGCGGTGCTTCTTGATGATCACTTCGCCGGGCTCGGGCGCGATGTCAGCGTAGACCTCAATGCCGTCAGAGCCATCCACCAGCCCTCGGCCTTCGGCAATGGCCGGATATATATCGGCGAAGCGTCCGGCGTCTGTGCCATCCGGCCGATGCGCGTGGGTAGTGTAGATGACGCTGATCCCGGTGCCCCGGCAAAAGCCGATCAGCTCTTTCAGCTTGGGCAGCATCTCGCGGCCGGCTGGCACTTCGAAGGCGGCGCCGGGTTTGACGAAATCATTCTCCATATCGACGATGATTAAAACCGTCCGCGCCGGATCCATGCGCTCTATCTGTTGCGGCATAATGTTGTTCCTTCCCTATCCCTGTCACACTCTCTCCAGCAAGCCTACGCCCTAATATCCTTTTGGAATATGCCTAATCTGCGGCGGCACAACGCTCGAGTTCATAGGCGGCGGCTGGACAGTTTCACGCGGTCTCACCATATTTCTTGATCAATTTTGCTCGAATAACTTTCATAGTCGCCGCGGTTTAGGGGAAATTCACTTTCAAACCCGCGTGAGTTGCGGCGGCGAACTGTTGCTGTTCTCGTCTGACTGTGGCATAGGGCGACCTTTCTTGGCATTTGTGTGGAGTCGAATATGTGGCGTTTGCGAATATTATTGTTTGCTCTGCTGACGCTCGCGCTTCTGCCGATGTCCGGCCCATTCGGCAGCCCGACCGCTCGCGCAGAAGGCGACGCACCGGATTTTGCGGTTTGGCTTGAAGAACTGCGAATTGAGGCGCTGGGGCAGGGGATTTCTGCCGTAATCCTCGATGCCGCCTTGGCCGACGTGAAACCGATCCCACGGGTGATCGAACTCGACCGTTCGCAGCCCGAAGGCACGCTTACTTTCGAACAGTATATGGACCGTGTGGTGCCCAACTCACGCGTGGCGAAGGGGCGCGAGAGGCTCAGAGAAAATGCCGCGGCGCTTGAGGCGGTGCGGAAGGTGTATGGCGTGCAGCCGCGATTTATTGTGGCGCTCTGGGGTATCGAGACCAATTTCGGCCAGCATACCGGCGGCTTTTCCGTTATCGCCTCGCTCGCCACGCTCGCCTTTGATGGCAGGCGCAGCGCCTATTTCCGCGCCGAGCTGCTGGACGCGCTCAGAATATTGGAAGAAGGCCATATCGCACCCGAGGCGATGACCGGCAGTTGGGCCGGCGCGATGGGGCAAAGTCAGTTCATGCCATCGAGCTTTGTCCGCTTTGCCATCGATTTCGACGGTGACGGCAGGCGCGATATCTGGACCACCAAATTGGATGTCTTTGGCTCGGCGGCGAATTATCTTTCCAAGTCCGGTTGGAAGGGCGACCAGACATGGGGGCGCAAGATACAGCTTCCCGCTAATTTCGACGCTGCGCTCGCCAGCTTAAAAATTTCCAAATCGCTGGCCGAGTGGCAGACGCTTGGCGTGCGCCGGGCCAACGGTCAAAACCTTCCCATCGTGGCCGGTATGATGGGCTCCATTGTTTTCCCCGGTAGCGATAGCGGGCCAGCCTTTCTCGTCTATGACAACTTCAAAACGACACTCAAATGGAACCGCTCGACCTATTTCGCCATGGCCGTCGGGCATCTTGCCGATCGCATTGCAGGCCAGTAACATATCAAGGGATAGTGTTGTCAAAAGCTGAGACCACCAGATCATGAGAATTTTGCGGACCATCGCTGCTTTGTCCGCCTTGTCCGTGGGCGCCGCACTGCTGTCCGCCTGCGACGAAACCTCGCTCATTTTCCATTCCGCCAAGAAACTCAACCGAGCAATTGAAGGCGAGCCTACGGCCGAACCACCGCCGAGCCTGCCCGTTCCGGCCGGCTATAAGCTCGGCAATGCCTATTTGGTGGAAGGCGTGCGCTATTTTCCGCATTTCGACCCAAGCTATAATGAGACCGGGATCGCTTCCTGGTACGGCGAGCCATTTCATGGTCGTAATACTGCCAACGGCGAGCGCTATGACATGAACGAGCTGACCGCCGCGCACAAGACCATGCCCATGCCAAGCACCGCGCGTGTGACCAATCTGGAAAACGGCCGCACCCTGATGCTGCGCGTGAATGACCGCGGACCGTTCGTCCCCGGGCGCATCATCGATATTTCGCGGCGTGGCGCCCAGCTCCTCGGATTTCACAAAAATGGCACAGCAAAAGTACGGGTCGAGTTTCTTGAATTTGCGCCATTGACCGTCATCGCCGACCGCGAGCAGCCGAAACGGCGCTTGGACACGGAGGAAGTGGTCGCAATGGAAAGCGAGCCCACCGTCGAACGCCCGGCAATCTCGAGCCAGTATCTGGACGCCCCCGAGAGCGAATTGGGCAGCAGCGGCAATGATGAATTATCCTCCACTTTGGGGCCGGAAAACGGCACCACGCTCACCGGCACGTTCGTTCAGATTGGCGCCTTTGCGGAGCGCGCCAATGCCGTCACCCTCGCGCGACAGCTGAGCGGGCTCTCGCGCAGCGTTATTTCCGCGGCCAATATCAACGGCCGCACTCTGTTCCGAGTGCGAATGGGGCCGATCGCCGACCTCGAACAGGCGGACAGCCTCCTGGCAAAAGTCATCGGGGCCGGACATAGCGATGCCCGCCTTATCGTGGCCCAATAACTTTCTTACGCCGTGGCATGCTCAGGAGAAGGCGGCTAAGCTCCACTTTGCGCCCCCGCACGCATCCGCAAAGACCAAGCGAGAGACTTAAATAACATGTTCCATATATTAAAATGGTTGCGGCCGCCGGCAGGACAGCGTGCGAAAAGGATAATGCGATTCAGTGCCGCGAGCCTGATTTCCTTTATCCTGCTTGCTGGCGCACCGAGCGACGGCACAGCCGCGTTTGAGACTAGCGCCGCACAAATGATTCTCGTTGATGACACCACCGGGGCGGTGATGCTTGAGAAGAATTCAGACCAGCCCATGTTTCCGGCCTCGATGAGCAAACTGATGACCCTTTACGTCGTTTTCGAAGCATTGACGGAAGGGAGCCTGTCGCTCGACGCCCCGTTGAGGGTGAGCGAAAAAGCCTGGCGTATGGGCGGGTCTAAGATGTTCGTTGAGCTGAACAGCCGAATCTCGGTGGACGATTTACTGCGCGGCGTCATCGTGCAGTCCGGCAACGACGCTTGTATTGTGCTCGCCGAGGGCATTGCCGGATCGGAAGCGCAATTTGTCGATCTCATGAATGCGACAGCAAAAAAGCTTGGCCTCAACAACAGCCACTTCATGAATGTTACCGGATGGCCGGACCCGCAACATGTCACCACGGCGCGCGACCTAGCCATATTGGCACACAGCATTATTCGAAATTTTCCGCAGTTTTATTCCATATTTCAAGAGAAAAACTTTACCTATAACGGCATTAAGCAAGGCAACCGCAACCCTCTGCTTTATACCTATGCGGGCGCCGACGGCCTCAAGACCGGCCACACGGAGGCCTCGGGCTATGGTCTAACGGCGTCGGCAAGCCGGGGCGGCAGACGCATTATTGCGGTGGCGAATGGCATGAGTAACGTGAACGAACGAGCCCATGAGGTCGAACGCATTCTCGATCACGGCTTCACTGAATATTCCAACTACACCTTGTTCAAGGCCGGCGACATTGTCGAACAGGTCGAAGTGTGGCTGGGAGACAAAGTGAATGTGCCCTTGATAATTAATCATGACCTGACCGTGACCCTGTCGCGCAGCCAACGGCACGAATTAAAGGTTAAGGTGCTGGCGCCCGGGCCGGTACCCGCGCCGGTGAAAATGGGCACAGAGATCGCCAAACTGGTGGTCACCGCTGGCGACAGAAAACCCATCGAACTTCCGCTCGTGGCGGGAACTGAAATCGGCCGCCTGTCCGCCTTCGGGCGGATCGGCGCCGCGTTCAATCATCTGCTTTGGGGCGAGCAAACACGTTGAGCGGCGGATATGGCGCGCGGCCAATTCATTAGCTTTGAAGGCGGGGAGGGCGCCGGGAAGTCCACCCAAGCGCAGCTTCTTTGCCGGCGTCTGGAAATTTTCGGCATTGAGACGCTAGCGACGCGCGAGCCCGGCGGCTCCCCCGGTGCTGAGGAAATTCGTGCCCTGCTTGTTTCTGGTCAGGTCGAGCGCTGGGACCCGCTCACGGAAGCACTGCTGCACAATGCCGCGCGACATGATCATGTTCAGCGCACCATCTTGCCGGCGCTCGAGCGCGGCATTTGGGTAATCACCGACCGCTTTCTGGATTCGACCCTGGCTTATCAGGGCTACGGCCAAGGCGTCGACCTCGACAAGCTAAACCACTTAGGGGAGCTGGCTGCCGGCGCCGCGATGCCGGATCTCACGCTAATTCTTGATCTGCCAGTCGTCGATGGGTTCGCGCGAACCGAACGCCGCGCTGCTGGCGTCAGCCGCTATGAACAGATGGACCGCGCC
The Pseudomonadota bacterium genome window above contains:
- a CDS encoding phytanoyl-CoA dioxygenase family protein, encoding MKLNQNQLAEFERSGWLFLENLFSAEEVAVLTEDVPRIFSLRREEVVREKDGETPRTAFAAQYYSEPFRRLSRHPRLIEPVRQILDGDVYLHQFKVNAKAAFDGDVWQWHQDYGTWQRDDDMPDARALNIALFLEDVTTFNGPLMLIPDSHRDGVFGAGHDLATTSYPLWTLDKETVTRLADEKGMVAPLGKAGSVLMFHGNLVHGSPGNMSPFSRTIVYISACHVDNHIRKFQRPEWIAHRDFTAIDCLPDDCLTAPS
- a CDS encoding amidase → MPIGVNLPSVARVRELAESFGIEMSQEEGVAYQGFMQGVVNSSRRVDAMTEDKPEVKYPRTPGARPKPEDNPYNAWYWRSDIKGSGKGILKGLKVGVKDAVCVAGLPMMNGSRLFEGYVPDIDATIVTRILDAGGTIIGKTNCEDMSFSGGSHTCALGPVRNPHNPGHSAGGSSGGSGASIAAGDCELTTGGDQGGSIRIPASWTGIVGHKPTYGLVPYTGAMMIEMTMDHVGPMADNVENCARLLTAMAGPDPLDPRQRGVIPKNYVKDYTAALGKGCKGLKIGVLEDGFGFPDPWGDTGLPGSEKGVDKKVRETIARLQKKGASVTKVSNPRHQDAFHLWSIIILEGSTAFMLKGNGIGTNWSGFYNTQLLDNVAKSAKSRMNDISVSAKLVLLAGEYLQNDYYGRYHAKAQNIRAQINRSYDELLEKYDVLVMPSVPMVAPPIPDNDSPLEERVGNSLNMIHNTACINLTGHPAISVPCGMSNGLPVGFQVVGKHFDDLTVLQVADAVEKLGNWKNM
- a CDS encoding aminotransferase; its protein translation is MSGQQSNSAEARDLAYHLHSFTHLPSLAEDGPLVLESGDGIYVIDNQGRRYIEGISGLWNIVVGFSEERIAEAAYAQMKKLPAYHTFFGRTAAPVIDLAERLIELAPVPMKRVYFVNSGSEANDTAIKMLWMLNKGAGRPEKRKIISRKNAYHGTTVASCSLNGKPYIECFGLPLKEILYTDCPHYWRDGRPGESESDYAQRLADNLEALIQAEGADTIAGFIAEPVMGAGGALVPPQGYFEKIEVVLRKHDIAIIADEVVCGFGRTGSMWGSQTFNFRPDIICTSKCLTAGYFPMGVVLMSPEIDAQLMHAAEALGEFPHGFTTAGHPVGAAVALKTLELITEPGGMFENLCNVAPRFQAGLQSFADHPLVGEARGVGLIGALEIVADKASKTPFAEEHLIGEQVVRAAQRNGLILRPIGESVIFAPPFIINEAEIDDMFVRTRKVLDEIEALVQSNGLRAAAVAAAAE
- a CDS encoding hydroxyacid dehydrogenase, yielding MPKVIIHDAVDPAARALLEARENMEIVTVERDERERLRRELADADSIILRYLPLDADDLRAAPNLKVVARHGVGYDNIDMVAASACGIPVATIGDANSVTVAELALYLMLAAAKQGLVYDAALRSGDWWQIRESAHTIELYEKTVLVVGFGRIGSRVAPRCKAFGMEVMVCDPYIPQTAISAAGFTPAPDFAAALSDADIVTLHTPLNDETRHMIDAPALASMKNGALLVNTSRGQVVDGDALSAAITSGHIYAAGLDVFEEEPPEPGSALLSHTNMVFTPHIGGLTRECFHRSAIVCAQNSLDAMDGKLDPAYVVNPEVL
- a CDS encoding MFS transporter, producing MNKDQQSNWTIILLAVGAGIITAMQVGKVPPALPVIAEDLELSRVTAGLVASLFFVVGALFGVAVGAIADRFGERRLLFGGLILLALGSLIGGLAAETGILLATRVIEGVGYIAVAVSAPKIISGAARPGDVPLAIGIWSTFMPMGMAIIMVLSPFMLDGIGWQGLWLVNAAVLAAFIAVLPLGLRPKSRRGQEPRSLQQANDGAPRIEAPHAEAPRAFDWPGTKALMARPGPWLLGVIFTLYSLQWFAVMTWLPTFLIETQGRSLTNASLFAALVVFVNVFGNLAAGWIMMRRGAPRWSLIAFSFVIMATTIPLVFSAAVGGDGKILLAIAFSSLSGLLPAACLAGAAAHAPSPAQNAMSNGFVIQGATIGSLLGPPIMGALTSSFGSWENFWWVMLIGPAIGLVVVVRLRSAERRLLGPA
- a CDS encoding cysteine hydrolase, encoding MPQQIERMDPARTVLIIVDMENDFVKPGAAFEVPAGREMLPKLKELIGFCRGTGISVIYTTHAHRPDGTDAGRFADIYPAIAEGRGLVDGSDGIEVYADIAPEPGEVIIKKHRYSAFFGTDLDMILRGLGTDTVIVTGVTTENCCHATARDAMFRDYRVAFISDCTATLAYPDLGYGALSADELHRSTLIALAFSTAHVMTAAECIEKVREEANKAAAE
- a CDS encoding lytic murein transglycosylase — encoded protein: MWRLRILLFALLTLALLPMSGPFGSPTARAEGDAPDFAVWLEELRIEALGQGISAVILDAALADVKPIPRVIELDRSQPEGTLTFEQYMDRVVPNSRVAKGRERLRENAAALEAVRKVYGVQPRFIVALWGIETNFGQHTGGFSVIASLATLAFDGRRSAYFRAELLDALRILEEGHIAPEAMTGSWAGAMGQSQFMPSSFVRFAIDFDGDGRRDIWTTKLDVFGSAANYLSKSGWKGDQTWGRKIQLPANFDAALASLKISKSLAEWQTLGVRRANGQNLPIVAGMMGSIVFPGSDSGPAFLVYDNFKTTLKWNRSTYFAMAVGHLADRIAGQ
- a CDS encoding septal ring lytic transglycosylase RlpA family protein; this encodes MRILRTIAALSALSVGAALLSACDETSLIFHSAKKLNRAIEGEPTAEPPPSLPVPAGYKLGNAYLVEGVRYFPHFDPSYNETGIASWYGEPFHGRNTANGERYDMNELTAAHKTMPMPSTARVTNLENGRTLMLRVNDRGPFVPGRIIDISRRGAQLLGFHKNGTAKVRVEFLEFAPLTVIADREQPKRRLDTEEVVAMESEPTVERPAISSQYLDAPESELGSSGNDELSSTLGPENGTTLTGTFVQIGAFAERANAVTLARQLSGLSRSVISAANINGRTLFRVRMGPIADLEQADSLLAKVIGAGHSDARLIVAQ
- a CDS encoding D-alanyl-D-alanine carboxypeptidase, which gives rise to MRFSAASLISFILLAGAPSDGTAAFETSAAQMILVDDTTGAVMLEKNSDQPMFPASMSKLMTLYVVFEALTEGSLSLDAPLRVSEKAWRMGGSKMFVELNSRISVDDLLRGVIVQSGNDACIVLAEGIAGSEAQFVDLMNATAKKLGLNNSHFMNVTGWPDPQHVTTARDLAILAHSIIRNFPQFYSIFQEKNFTYNGIKQGNRNPLLYTYAGADGLKTGHTEASGYGLTASASRGGRRIIAVANGMSNVNERAHEVERILDHGFTEYSNYTLFKAGDIVEQVEVWLGDKVNVPLIINHDLTVTLSRSQRHELKVKVLAPGPVPAPVKMGTEIAKLVVTAGDRKPIELPLVAGTEIGRLSAFGRIGAAFNHLLWGEQTR
- the tmk gene encoding dTMP kinase, whose amino-acid sequence is MARGQFISFEGGEGAGKSTQAQLLCRRLEIFGIETLATREPGGSPGAEEIRALLVSGQVERWDPLTEALLHNAARHDHVQRTILPALERGIWVITDRFLDSTLAYQGYGQGVDLDKLNHLGELAAGAAMPDLTLILDLPVVDGFARTERRAAGVSRYEQMDRAMHERLRCGFLSIAEAQSARCRVIDGALDTDSVHQAVWQSVQERFKIEAS